The Elaeis guineensis isolate ETL-2024a chromosome 5, EG11, whole genome shotgun sequence DNA segment TGACACTGCATGATCTGAAGTCTGAGATTTCGGTGATGTTCAACTGTGATGCTGATTCCTTTTCAATCAAATACTTCCTTCCAAACAACAAGCGAACTCTCATCACAGTATCTAATGACAAAGACCTAAAGCGCATGGTTGATTTCCATGCAGATTCAGACACAACAGATGTTTATGTCTTGAAGAAGGTTGAGAACAGGTATTTGTCCAGAACATCTGGTTTATATTGCCAAATGATGCTCCAAGGTTACAATAAGCACATTTTTTTTGTAGGATAATTAGGAGCGTTGTAGCTGACTCAGGTACCCCTATTGATGCTACAACTGCCATAGAAGCTACTCATGAGGATGCCAAGCGGCAAAGATTGTGCGCAAATTGGGATGGTGTGATCACTGGTGTGGGGCAAAAATTTGATAGTCCAAGGGCCTTCCGTGATGCACTGCATAAATATGCTATTGCAAACAGTTTTAtgtatagatttataaaaaatgaTGGATGTCGCGTAACTGCTGAATGTGCTGCTGAGAATTGCCCGTGGCGGGTACATGCATCTAGGTCGTCAGGTAAGCAAGAGCTTACAATTAAGAAAATGAATGACACTCATACATGTGGAAAGGAAATGAGTAAAGAAAGTCATCGTCTAGCATCTCAACGATGGGTTGCTAGTGTCATAAAGGACAAGTTGCGAGATACTCCAAACTACAAGCCACGGGACATTGCCGATGATCTGCAACGTGAATATGGACTAAGTTTGAACTATGCACAAGCATGGCGTGGGAAATTTGTTGCCAAGAAAGAGCTTCACAATTCACATGAAGAGGCTTGTAATCAGTTGCCCTGGTTCTGTGAAAGGATTATAGAAACCAACCCAGGCAGTGTGGCTACATTACTAACATCTGATGATTCAAACTTCCGTCTTTTTATTGCTTTTCATGCCTGTCTTAGTGGTTTTGAGCATGGTTGCCGGCCCTTGATTTTCCTGGATGGAATATCTATGAAAGCAAATAAGCAATGGAAGTTATTGGCTGCAACTGCAGTTGATGGAGTGAACGATATTTTTCCAGTTGCCTTTTCTGTAGTGGAGAAGGAGACTAGTGAAAACTGGCGTTGGTTTTTGGAGCAGTTGAAGTCCGCTTTGACAGTGTCGCGCAACTTAACATTCGTATCAAATGGACAGAATGGTTTGGAGGAGGAAATCCCTCTAGTGTTTGAGGATAGTTATCATGGTTATTCTGTGCATCACCTCATTGAGGACTTTAAGAAAGAATTGGACGACTCATGGACACAGGAAATAAAAGATGCGACGGTTAATCATCTCAAACAAGCTGTATATGCTTGCAAAGCTGATGTGTTTGATGAATGCATTGAAAGCATCAAAATTGAATCTAAAGAACTTGCTGAATGGGTTTTAGATACAAAACCTGAAAGGTGGTCTGATGCCTTCTTCAAGGGCTTGAGATATGGCTGCTGCTACTCCAGTGCTGTGGAAACATTTAATGGCTGGGTATCAGCAAGACATGAGCTATCAGTGGTCCAGATGGTTGATATGATCAGGTGTAAGATGATGGAGATGATGTATACTCGTAGAGAGTCTTCTAGCACTTGGACCGAGACACTCACACCATCCATGAATCAGAGAGTACAAGATGAGATGATTAAAGCACGGAATTTTAATGTAGTATGCTTGACAGGGAATGTGTTTGAGGTACGTGATGACTTGATCAATGTTGTTAATATCGAAAATTGGGAATGCACGTGCCGAAGATGGCAAGTCACTGGTTTGCCGTGCATGCATGCTCTTGCTGTAGTTGTACACAATGATCTACGCATGTATGATTACTGCTGCAAATATTTCACAACTGAATACTACCGTCTAACTTATTCATTATCCATCAATCCAATACCTGATGTTGGTAGGCCTACATGCACTGATCCTTCTCACAGTACAATTACATGTCCTCGCACCCGTCGGCTAGCTGGCCGACCAAAAGAAAAGCCAGCTGACCCAAGGATTGCAATTAAAAGAGCAGTACGCTGCAGTCGGTGCAAAGGATTTGGGCATAATAAACAAACTTGCAAGGCACTGGTTTAGATAGATCATCCATTTCTTTGATCTATATCAGTTAGTTTGTGGGAATGTACATTGTGTATTTGGAAAAGTAATATTCTGGGTTCATATGGgtggaaattttttttagaattttgttgTTAGCAGATTGGTGCGGACTCAGTGCCAGGGGTTTATGATCTTCTGATTTTTGTAGCCAATTATAATTTGGAGCCAAGATACATCAACATCCTTCCAGCTTGTTGCTTAGTTTCTCTTTTAGTCTTAACCATCTTCATTTCTTTGACATAAGCAGCAAGCAATCAAGACTTGTTGCCTTTTTTTGCACAGGTTGTTTATTATCATCTTTTGAGTTGCTTTGGTGCATTTGCTTATATTTAACTAGCTGCTTGACCATGCCAATGTATTTATGCTCTGATTCTTCAGATGTTTGAATGAAAGAAACTGTAGAAAGATGGAAGTAACTGAAATCTCGCACCAAAAAGTTACACAGATGATGTATCTTTCCTAGTAGCCTTTGCAGCCTGTACCTGATCTTCTGATGGTTTGTCAGAAATCTCTATCAACTTCATAACCTCATTGTGTGAGATCCATGTTGCACTAGT contains these protein-coding regions:
- the LOC105044865 gene encoding uncharacterized protein, whose product is MARRKILAICQSGGEFVTHSDGSMSYSGGEAHAIDIDHEMTLHDLKSEISVMFNCDADSFSIKYFLPNNKRTLITVSNDKDLKRMVDFHADSDTTDVYVLKKVENRIIRSVVADSGTPIDATTAIEATHEDAKRQRLCANWDGVITGVGQKFDSPRAFRDALHKYAIANSFMYRFIKNDGCRVTAECAAENCPWRVHASRSSGKQELTIKKMNDTHTCGKEMSKESHRLASQRWVASVIKDKLRDTPNYKPRDIADDLQREYGLSLNYAQAWRGKFVAKKELHNSHEEACNQLPWFCERIIETNPGSVATLLTSDDSNFRLFIAFHACLSGFEHGCRPLIFLDGISMKANKQWKLLAATAVDGVNDIFPVAFSVVEKETSENWRWFLEQLKSALTVSRNLTFVSNGQNGLEEEIPLVFEDSYHGYSVHHLIEDFKKELDDSWTQEIKDATVNHLKQAVYACKADVFDECIESIKIESKELAEWVLDTKPERWSDAFFKGLRYGCCYSSAVETFNGWVSARHELSVVQMVDMIRCKMMEMMYTRRESSSTWTETLTPSMNQRVQDEMIKARNFNVVCLTGNVFEVRDDLINVVNIENWECTCRRWQVTGLPCMHALAVVVHNDLRMYDYCCKYFTTEYYRLTYSLSINPIPDVGRPTCTDPSHSTITCPRTRRLAGRPKEKPADPRIAIKRAVRCSRCKGFGHNKQTCKALV